Below is a genomic region from Ictalurus furcatus strain D&B chromosome 27, Billie_1.0, whole genome shotgun sequence.
ATATATAGATGAAAGCCGTTAATTATCAAAACAACGCAAGCTAGAAATTAACCCAACATTTCCACTGTTGTCTGGTCCTTGCTCTCCAACCAATCAAATCCAGCAGAATTCACAGTCTCGTTGCAAATCTGTTGGAAAATCGGGTCATTCTTCAGTTCCTCCAGTGTTGGTtcttcatactgcacttgctgCTGACCTGCTGCTGGATCAAAGAGAAGGTTTGCATCTAAAGAGTTTAAATCATTCATGCTACTGGACAGTTCAGAGGTCAGTTGCATATCACCAGGAAACTCTGAACCTCCAGTGCCAAATTCGGTCGCCTGGCCTGGAAGCTGTGAGATGGCGTTCAAGCTGTCTTCATCTAACAGGTCTTTATCAGTGGTATTGAAAAGGAAAGACTGCTGGTGCTGATGTTGCTGGAGGTCTTGCTGTGGTTGAACCATCAAGGCCTGATTCTGCTGCTCTTCAGATAGCTGCTTGTTCTCTTTTGAGACTGACTGCCTTGGGGCCTCTCTTGCAGAGAAGCTTATTTGATCCCCTCCATTGTTCTTCATGAGGTAAGCAGGCTTTGTAAATCTGTAAGCTGAGGAGCCAGGCGAAATCATAGCCTGGTGATTGGCACTGGCATGGAAACTAGAAGCAGCGGTTGTTTCCAGGATTTGCGAGAGGTTCATGCGAGCAGTGTAACTGGATGGCATATTGTTCATGCCAAGTCCACGTAGCACATTTTCTCCATCACCATCCATCTTGTTGAGCAGGACATTGGTAATGTTTTTAGTGTTGCTTTTCTGCCCACCAGCTTGCATGGGCAAAACCTCTGTCTGCATCATCACGTTAACCGGCACAGACTGACTCCTCTGCACCATACTACTAATGCTAGTATTTGCTTTACTATTAGCAAAGATGTTCAACACTTCCGGTGTCACTGGTGAATTAAAAGGAGAGGCCACATAACGGCGGACATTGGGATTTGGGGTTCCACTCAGGTTGCGCTGCCTGACTGCTGGACTGACACTGCGGCAGCGGAATGATCCAGAGGAGGAACTGCTGGTTTTGTTATCAAGTGGGGCTGGAACAGCAAATCCTTCCTGTTTATTAAGGTTTGCCATGCTAGCCACCTGCTGCTGGACTGGTGAAATAGGTGTCAAGCGACTTATGTGCATGTCATGGTGCCTGACTGGTGATGGATATGTCTGGCCAGGAATGGCAAAAGCATGAGGTTTCCTGAACTGGTTATCCACCAGATTCTGATAGTTGGGCAGAATACTAATTCCACTGTTGGAATTACTACTAGTGCTATTGTAGTTATTATTCATCCAGTCCAGCTTAGCTTTATCTGGGTGGGTGGCCATTGGTCTTTGCATGGGCTTGACCGGGCTTGACGAGATAGTGCTGCCGTCACGGTAACTTGTGATGTTGGAGTTGATAGGAGTAAAGGCAAATGGGTTCCTACACTCAACAGGACTGGGCGGAATGCCACTACTGCAGTTTGAGTGTGGTGTTCCAATTGGGGTTTGACAGCTGCTTCCCAGAGCACTGTCCACGGGGGTGGTGGGGGCAAAATGTGAGCAGGGGCTCTCACGGGTCAATCCCTGCCCCATTCCTATCATCTCTGCGctgtgggtgggggtgtgtataggtgtgctACTAGTGTTGGCCAAGTTGTAGCAAGAAGTGCTGGCCTGGTGACTGGATATCATGCTGTTCTGCAAGGCAGCCTGTTGACATTGCAGTGGCATGTCCTCACAGCCATCAAAGTTTGGCATGGAACTATTCATCTTCATCTGCTCCTCCATCTGAACTAGCTCCTCTACTATACTGTCCTGAgtcatatcatcatcattaaatgGGAAGTAACCCACATGGGGCTGAGATGAGACATGTTCCACCATATCAGTAGTCATCTGCACCAGCTGGCCTGTGGCAATAGGTCGAGTCATCACAGGAGGCTCCATAACAGAAGTGGacatttgcttgttttttaCTGTCCCCTGGTGAGAATAAATTTGTTGCTGATTGCCATCTTGTTGCTCGTTATTCCAAAGCACAGCATTCAGTTCACATACTGCAGAGGAGCTAGACTGCTCCATACCTACTTGCatggcttgggtatttttgtttGCATGCTGCTGTATCAACGCCTGACCTGGGGTGCTAACAGTGCGAGTAACTATTGGCTTGCTGTTCGTATTGGATGAAGACCCTTCCCAGAGTCCTTGGGAAACACTCTGTGGTCTGTTAAAGGTCTGAAAGCTTGTATTCCTGACCTGATAATCCTGGCAAGGAGCACTCACAGCTGTGGTACCAGCAGtgatattttttacattagAGGAGGACCCTTCCCATTGTCCCTGCAAGATGTTTTGAGAACTGCAGACAGTCTGGAAGCCAGTATTTCCAACTGGACTATCAGAGAATGTAAGGATACGAGTAGGAGCACTGGAGGTAAGCTTCATCATAACTTTTCCAGCAGCTGAAGAAAGTTCACTTTCTTCAGGAGTGTCTGATCTGGAAACATTCTTCACTGCAATTTTCCTAGCCAATTTTGCGTCTTCACTTCCCTcagaaatgtaaatttttttgaCAGGTGTCAGGCTGGAATCTGGGTGTAAGCCTTGCCTTTTGCGAGGGCTTGGAGATGCCAACTCTGCATCCTTGGGTGGTGTCATAAATGTGTTATTACTTGTTGTTGGAGCACTACTGGTACTCTGATTGGCTATGTCCTGATACAAAGTGCTTTCAATGGGATTATTATTGCTGCCAGCAGCCAAATTGCTTTCATTAGGGAGCATCTGACCATTAAATTTGTTCCCCGATTGCCTGTCCAATTCCGCAGAGATTTTAGCTAGAGGTGTAGGAACACTTGCAGCTCTGGGTTTGAATACTCCTTCTACTTGCATACGCCCACCAGTTGTCCCACTCTGAGCTTCTCTTGCTCGCACTACAGCATCAACAACATCCAACTTGATGTTGACCGCTGGTTTTGTGGTTGTTTGTCCTGGCTTTGATAGTGTCAATGGCATTGCAGCAATTGAGCCACTACGGACACGTGTAACAGGCTGGAGATCATCACTACGGCTGGTGATTCCTGCAGACGCAGGCCTAGCTGTGGTGGCAGCAGtgctggtggtgctgttgctgGGCCCCAGAGATATGGCTGTCATTTTCATAAAGTTGACAGAGCTGTTCTTGGGTGTCGGCATGACAGTTTTGATGGAACTTTTGGTGATAAGGAGCGCAGGAGGTGAACGTAGCGTGATTGTGCTAGTTGTAGCCGGTTTAGGCAGGATTTGGGCGTAGCGATGGCGAGCGGTACGATCACCAACAGGACTTGCAGGGACATTCTGAGGAGTCTTTGGACATCGGTTCACAGGCTGAACTGATTGTGTAACCACCTGAAAATTGACAGGGAGCACCTTGCTTTCCACTGTTGCCACAGGAACTGGGCTGGGAGACATCAACTGCCTGCTTCTTTGAACCTGAACAACAAAATAGAGTTAACATAAGATCAGTAATATGACTTCTTTGTAAGTTTAAGCATTTGACTTCCTATACAAATAGTCACCGTAACTGGGCTAGAAACTGTGGCTACCACGATGCCGATGGTGGGCTGTGGTGAAAGTAGAGCAGGGCTTCCACATGGGATTCCTGTGCTTGCACATGGAGTAGTGACCCCTTCTGCCCTCCTGCCCTGAGCTTCAGTAGGAAGTGGGGAGTGAAGTTTCTGTTCCTGCTGCTTCTTCTGGATCTTTCTCTGGAGCTGCTGCTTGGCATCAATGGAAGGGGATGTCAGTGTTTTGACCTGAGGCTGGAATGAGTGGGCATCAGTTGTGGGCATGAACGCAGACGACTGAACAGACATTGGGGCTCCTGAGGACATCAAGAGAAACGACATTAACAAAAAGGAAACTGCATGcttaatatttaaaatcataTAATGGTGGAGCTCACCATCGACAACTATTAGCTGCAATTGCTATTGCTAGAACCCCCTGTCCAGCAACAACTTATGGTGTTTTTCCTGCACAACCACTTCAACCCAGGAAGcactgttaattagctgatttgTTGAATCAAGTGTGCtggaagcagggaaaacactaaaatttgCAGGACAaggggttctccaggaccagcgTTGGGAACCTGTGCAATAGACAGTGTAAcagaacagtttaaaaaaaaatctaaataaggccaaaggtttgtggatgcCTGACCATGACACCTATATgtagttcttccccaaactgttgccaccaTGTTGGCTCCACGTGATAGTCTAGAACGTCTATTACGGTCTACCTTCAATGGAACTAAGGGGCGCAAACCTGTTccatcatgacaatgcccctgagCACAAAacgaggtccataaagacatggtttgaatGGAagtggagtggaagaactcttTTGGGCTGAACAGATCCCTGACCTTcagcccactgaacacctttgggttgaactggaacgccgaccgCACACCAAGCCTCCTCATCCCGAAATCAGTACCTCCCTAATGTTCTCGTGGCAGAATGgacaatctagtggaaagccttcccagaatagtGGAGGCTATTATAGGAGCAACTCCATATTAAAGCCATGcctttggaatgggatgttcaaaaatcaCACATGGGTGTCATATAGATGGCCATATAGCGTACAATAAGATTCCTAAtcagcaagccagaggtgacagtacCAAGGacaaatcttgagaggaaccagactcaaatgtGATCTTCTTGTTATAGGCTTATCATTttgttattatagttataatcCTAACGTTTCAGCCTGATTCCATACCAACAGGGGGAAGTATTGTATAAAGCTAAAACTCCTTACGTCTTAGACAAGTGCACTGTACCTGAAGGAGATCCTGTCATCACGGTGAGAGCAGCAACAGACTTGGTGCTTATGTAGTGGCTGTTCAGAAGGAAGCGTGCCAGGTCCTCCACACTAACAAACTGCCGACTCAGCACTTTCTGAGCCCACTCGCACACCAGATCACAGGCAGCAGAGCGAATCTCATCCTCCCCGCTGGAGTTCTGCCCAGTAGGTTCAAACCCTTCACACTGCcacatgagagagagcgagagagagagacagggaagaGAACATGGACATGGAAGGGGAAATATAGAAACATGATCTTGTTGTATATATTcctttgtacattttatatagcGTGCCATTCTGTTTATCAGCTTACTCTGGTATTTGCTACTGTACTAGTGCTTGTACTCAAATCTAATTACTTTGCTGGACAAATCTTAGCTTCCTTCCAGTAAACGAGTGAAAGCAGCCGTGCACGTACGTACCCCATCTCCTGCTTTGTGTACATCCAGATTTGGGAGAGATGGCATGTGAATGAACGGCTTCTTTCTCAGGCCACTATAGCAATACGTGAGCAGGTGTTAAGGCAAAAATGATCAGAAATGTTCTCTACATAAACTTAGAGAAGGAGTTCGCAGTGATGGTTCTAAACAATTTCACCGTATGATGTACAAGTGAGCACAAGAAAGGTTCATTTCAAGCTGGCCTTAATGAGCACGACAAGAACGCTCAAACATACAATGAGAGTACCgtacaaaagtcttaggcagacataaagaaatgctgtaaagcctAAAATCCTGCTATGAAAAGCAGTAAACACGAATAAACTAAACGGAGTCAATATTTAGCACGACGATTCTTTGCTTTTCAAAAACACATACGTTTTGACCTCGTTTTGACCTCCAAGAATTTTGACATACAAAAATCCTGTAACATTCACTGAATGCAGaaggtcataaaataaacatcaaagCAAACAATTGCATTTAATGCAATTCGGTTGCCTAAGTACTGTTGATAAAGACACCGAATGTAACGGctaccaaaaacaaacacacgacTTTCGCATTCCCATTCGCGTTCCcagtcctttccccttcagtgaatttgCTTTTCTGCCCGGTGAATTTTATTCACGTTTGCGCTGTCCACCGCTTTAGCCGAAAATGCAGAAAACGGTGGTTTTCAGGATTCTCCCGTTTCGCGGAAGCGGCGCGAAGTTCGGCTCTTTACTGGACTACGTTAAGGAATGTCAGGTCGATGTTAATcgatttattaattaatttaaaaaatgtttaaaaaaagggttTTAAGGTTCAGAGTTTATTATTAAGAAGTTAATTTATAGCtgctttttaaacgtttttttttttttaaggtgcaATGCTAATTCATTATTAAAGAGTAATTTTCAGGTTTCTTCCGTATCGCCAAAGCAACATAAATGCTGGCTCTTACATGACGTGGACAGCATCACTGAACTCATACGGCTGTCATACTGTATGTTACTCCTGTAGGGGGTGTAACTCTGTGCAGTACTCGGAAATAGAAAGACGCGGAATGAAAAAGTGGAAATTTGTGAGCTCTACACAGAAAGGAAAGGTCAAAATGTCCCGTGTCGGTATGAAGATGGGTTTGATTTCGTAacggggtggggtggggggtgtgtgaAAGGGAAGGGGATTGCTAGGTGTATTAGATTTCCGTTACTGTGACAACCGTCATCAACAAACCAGCGTTATTTTGGAACAGGATCAGCGAGGAAATATAAATAGTCTGTACTCGCGTATGCACTTTTAACCCTGGCTTTAACCCATACAAATCTGTTCTaacgatgaaaaaaaaaaaacacataaccCAGGGAACATGGTTcctttgttgggttttttagGAAGAATGGTATAAATAATCTGTGAAATGCCCACGACCCACGTGTGTGAAAGAGGAGCTGCGCTGGAGAACATTTCCTGAAGGTCATGCACATTCTTGCTGCCACTCGGTTCCTCTGTCCGACAGCAGCACGTCGACGCTTTATTCGATTTTCCTGATCTATATTTAGGAGGTGCATGAACTACAACAACAGATGTCTGACAGTTCAAAAGGATCATAACAAACAGTCTCAGAGAAGGATATTTGGATTTGCCCCTCATGCCGAGCCGGCGCGCCTTCATGTTGGGAAAAACGTTCTTCATGATCTTTCCGAAGTCGGCGGCACTGAGAGCGTGGTAGCCCAGATTGTCACAGTAGCTCctgaaaaatacagagaaagacacttggtttatatttaacataaaattaaaaaaaaaaacatcttgatCAAAATTAAACCCAACAACAAATATGACTTCTTGTCTAACtctcacacatatataaatttaaaaaaacaacaaaaaaacaatagtatGTTTGGAACCCTGACTAATGTATAGGGTCGTTAAGTTGGTTTCTctgaataaacaataaaatatttgtcgatattgtgataaataatatCATAATACAGACTTCTGAGATATCTTGGGTATCGCaatatcctttttttaaaaattaatttgttattctttatttttttggaagtgGCTGGTGTTATATTTATAGATAAAAATATCTCCGTCTTTTAAgtgttaatttattattaattatatatatatatatatatatatatatatatatatatatatatatatatatatatatatatatatatatacacaatcagTGATAACTagttatgaatgaataataaattaagTTTCAGTGTGTATAATTAATTTTGagctcatttttaaatgtttttaagggtcatatttgatttattattcatttattatataactaaattgacatttttaagcttcagtgtttattactaatatataacaaatgtacaaagttgttttttttttaaagttctgtGTTCATTTAGTTTTAactttaattataatttatttcataataaattatataacattaaataatagttcattgctttttaaaagatttttttttaatgttctgcgttcactgaatatttatttatttatttatttatttatttatttatttaaaggattttttaaaGGTTCAGTGTTAATTATTTTGGTAAGACCTTTCATTaatttttaacataaaaaaaaaaaaaaaaaagttcagtgttaCTGTATTATTAACTGATTATATTTTAACTACCTTTTTAGAAGTTTTTTCAAGGCTCTATTTTAAATGAGAactatttcattattaatttacaGCAAACATTTGAAGTATTTACTGTCAATATTAATCTGTCGATTGATTCATTTACACCTAATTTTTGACCTTTTTAACGTTTggtaactaaataataatattttttacagtTTCGCTGGCAGTATGTTGCAAACCCATACATCCCGGTGTTGCGTATTCTAGAAGTTTCTTGAAATATCGCCGTGATGTCTTGACTCGTAAGCTCATAAACTCACTTGTACTCATCGAAAACTTCCTGTTTGGGAAGCGAGGTGTCTGCGTGCTCCTCCAGGTGATTCCGAATCCAGCTGAACGCGTGCATCTGCTGCATACGGCTCGAAGACACGCAGCTTTGCTCGCTGCTGGAGATACGACATAATcactgttttactgtttttctctcattccGTAATCATGTCACACACCACAAGACACGTCTGTCTGTAACAGACATCACGTCATTCACCACACACCTGCATCATGTAATACACGTGAACATACGCATTAAATGGCTTCCAGAAGCTCAGGCTGCACC
It encodes:
- the rfx7a gene encoding DNA-binding protein RFX7, with the protein product MADEQQPPGQHPQPGSLLPTGLQGTESSALQLKIKNSICKSVQSKVDSILQDVERFTDIEKLYLYLRLPSGPSSSCSSDKIEQSCVSSSRMQQMHAFSWIRNHLEEHADTSLPKQEVFDEYKSYCDNLGYHALSAADFGKIMKNVFPNMKARRLGMRGKSKYCYSGLRKKPFIHMPSLPNLDVHKAGDGCEGFEPTGQNSSGEDEIRSAACDLVCEWAQKVLSRQFVSVEDLARFLLNSHYISTKSVAALTVMTGSPSGAPMSVQSSAFMPTTDAHSFQPQVKTLTSPSIDAKQQLQRKIQKKQQEQKLHSPLPTEAQGRRAEGVTTPCASTGIPCGSPALLSPQPTIGIVVATVSSPVTVQRSRQLMSPSPVPVATVESKVLPVNFQVVTQSVQPVNRCPKTPQNVPASPVGDRTARHRYAQILPKPATTSTITLRSPPALLITKSSIKTVMPTPKNSSVNFMKMTAISLGPSNSTTSTAATTARPASAGITSRSDDLQPVTRVRSGSIAAMPLTLSKPGQTTTKPAVNIKLDVVDAVVRAREAQSGTTGGRMQVEGVFKPRAASVPTPLAKISAELDRQSGNKFNGQMLPNESNLAAGSNNNPIESTLYQDIANQSTSSAPTTSNNTFMTPPKDAELASPSPRKRQGLHPDSSLTPVKKIYISEGSEDAKLARKIAVKNVSRSDTPEESELSSAAGKVMMKLTSSAPTRILTFSDSPVGNTGFQTVCSSQNILQGQWEGSSSNVKNITAGTTAVSAPCQDYQVRNTSFQTFNRPQSVSQGLWEGSSSNTNSKPIVTRTVSTPGQALIQQHANKNTQAMQVGMEQSSSSAVCELNAVLWNNEQQDGNQQQIYSHQGTVKNKQMSTSVMEPPVMTRPIATGQLVQMTTDMVEHVSSQPHVGYFPFNDDDMTQDSIVEELVQMEEQMKMNSSMPNFDGCEDMPLQCQQAALQNSMISSHQASTSCYNLANTSSTPIHTPTHSAEMIGMGQGLTRESPCSHFAPTTPVDSALGSSCQTPIGTPHSNCSSGIPPSPVECRNPFAFTPINSNITSYRDGSTISSSPVKPMQRPMATHPDKAKLDWMNNNYNSTSSNSNSGISILPNYQNLVDNQFRKPHAFAIPGQTYPSPVRHHDMHISRLTPISPVQQQVASMANLNKQEGFAVPAPLDNKTSSSSSGSFRCRSVSPAVRQRNLSGTPNPNVRRYVASPFNSPVTPEVLNIFANSKANTSISSMVQRSQSVPVNVMMQTEVLPMQAGGQKSNTKNITNVLLNKMDGDGENVLRGLGMNNMPSSYTARMNLSQILETTAASSFHASANHQAMISPGSSAYRFTKPAYLMKNNGGDQISFSAREAPRQSVSKENKQLSEEQQNQALMVQPQQDLQQHQHQQSFLFNTTDKDLLDEDSLNAISQLPGQATEFGTGGSEFPGDMQLTSELSSSMNDLNSLDANLLFDPAAGQQQVQYEEPTLEELKNDPIFQQICNETVNSAGFDWLESKDQTTVEMLG